The following proteins are encoded in a genomic region of Candidatus Zymogenaceae bacterium:
- the prmC gene encoding peptide chain release factor N(5)-glutamine methyltransferase, with product MTTPPFPAEKPDIAAESMEAHGDDTPDARRLPKTLKEAIIRATQHLHSCNVPSPRLDAEILIAHVLGYRRLDLYLNHDRPLTGKEYKTIVTPILRRGSGVPAAYITGIKEFHSLNFIVNESVLIPRPETEFLVSESLMDIRMKNLTEPSILEIGTGSGAVAVTLASSLDAGDIIATDVSEDALKVTRKNCELHDVFRRVTLRRGDLYEPVAGHTFDLIVSNPPYLTDTEMELLPPEVKNEPRVALAGGPDGLGVIAPLVAGAPEHLRENGCLIIEIGAAQKEAVIRLCDEVEHMEVSHVTQDYAGHPRVVVARRV from the coding sequence ATGACAACACCCCCTTTCCCGGCCGAGAAACCGGATATCGCCGCCGAATCGATGGAAGCACACGGCGACGACACTCCCGACGCCCGGCGATTGCCCAAAACCCTCAAAGAGGCGATCATCCGGGCGACTCAGCACCTCCACTCCTGCAATGTCCCGTCGCCGCGTCTTGATGCGGAAATCCTTATCGCCCATGTCCTGGGATACCGACGCCTCGATCTCTACCTCAACCATGATCGTCCCCTGACCGGAAAAGAATATAAAACCATCGTCACCCCGATCCTCCGTCGCGGATCGGGCGTCCCGGCCGCCTACATTACGGGGATCAAAGAGTTTCACTCGCTCAACTTCATCGTGAACGAATCGGTGCTCATTCCCCGCCCCGAAACGGAGTTTCTCGTAAGCGAATCACTCATGGATATTCGCATGAAGAACCTTACAGAACCCTCCATTCTTGAAATCGGGACCGGGTCCGGGGCCGTGGCCGTCACCCTCGCCTCATCCCTCGATGCCGGTGATATCATCGCAACCGACGTATCGGAGGATGCGCTGAAGGTGACGAGGAAGAACTGTGAATTGCATGACGTCTTCAGACGGGTGACGCTCAGGCGGGGAGACCTGTACGAGCCCGTCGCGGGACACACATTCGATCTGATCGTCTCCAATCCGCCCTATCTGACCGATACCGAAATGGAGCTGCTCCCCCCGGAGGTCAAGAACGAGCCTCGCGTCGCCCTGGCCGGCGGCCCCGACGGGCTTGGCGTTATCGCGCCTCTGGTCGCCGGCGCGCCGGAACATTTGCGTGAAAACGGGTGTCTCATCATTGAAATCGGCGCCGCACAAAAGGAAGCGGTGATTCGACTCTGTGATGAGGTCGAACACATGGAGGTAAGCCACGTAACACAGGATTACGCCGGTCACCCCAGGGTTGTGGTAGCGCGGCGGGTATAG
- the prfA gene encoding peptide chain release factor 1: MFSKLDDIEHRYEEVVRLISDPDTISDQERYVSLTKEHADLEPIVEEFRRYRDITRQIDDNKTLFSDDDDDIVAMAKEELIRLESEKDASEQKLKLLLLPTDPNDTKNIFLEIRGGAGGDEAALFAADLFRMYSRYAENNRWKVEIISENSTGVGGFKEVIASIQGNGAYSRLKYESGVHRVQRVPETEAQGRIHTSTVTVAILPEADDIEVDIDSNDLRIDTYRSTGHGGQSVNTTDSAVRITHIPTGLVVTCQDEKSQHKNKTKALRVLKARLLDLETQKQQNEISEARKSQVGTGDRSERIRTYNYPQGRVTDHRIGLTMHKLDSILLGYIDELIDALTTYYQAEALKSQAS, translated from the coding sequence ATGTTCAGTAAACTTGACGATATCGAACATCGCTACGAGGAAGTGGTACGGCTGATATCCGATCCCGATACCATTTCCGATCAGGAACGGTACGTATCACTCACCAAGGAACACGCCGACCTGGAGCCGATCGTGGAGGAATTTCGACGCTATCGGGATATCACGCGCCAGATCGATGACAATAAAACCCTCTTTTCCGATGACGACGACGACATCGTTGCCATGGCCAAGGAGGAGCTTATACGCCTTGAATCGGAAAAGGATGCGAGCGAGCAAAAACTCAAGCTCCTTTTACTCCCCACGGACCCCAACGACACCAAGAATATATTCCTGGAAATCCGGGGCGGCGCGGGGGGCGACGAGGCGGCCCTGTTCGCCGCCGACCTCTTCCGCATGTACAGCCGCTACGCCGAGAACAACAGGTGGAAGGTGGAGATCATCAGCGAAAACAGCACCGGCGTGGGGGGATTCAAGGAGGTTATCGCATCCATCCAAGGGAACGGTGCCTACAGCCGCCTGAAATACGAGAGCGGCGTACATCGGGTTCAGCGGGTGCCGGAAACCGAGGCCCAGGGGCGCATTCACACCTCCACCGTCACCGTGGCGATTCTTCCCGAAGCCGACGATATCGAGGTGGATATCGATTCCAACGATTTACGCATCGACACCTACCGGTCCACCGGTCACGGCGGCCAATCGGTCAACACCACGGACAGCGCCGTGCGCATTACGCACATCCCTACGGGACTGGTGGTCACCTGCCAGGATGAAAAGTCCCAGCACAAAAACAAGACGAAGGCGCTCCGGGTCCTCAAGGCGAGGCTCCTCGACCTTGAAACCCAGAAACAGCAGAACGAAATATCCGAGGCGAGAAAAAGTCAGGTCGGGACGGGGGACCGGTCTGAAAGAATCAGGACATATAATTACCCCCAGGGACGGGTAACGGATCACCGGATCGGCCTGACCATGCACAAGCTCGATTCGATACTCCTCGGTTACATCGATGAACTCATCGACGCCCTGACCACCTATTATCAGGCGGAGGCCCTCAAGAGCCAGGCATCATGA
- a CDS encoding DUF1385 domain-containing protein, protein MDKIRVGGQAVIEGVMMRAPKSLTVAVRKSDGSIKVKEDPVNSIAETFPVLKKPLFRGVVILFESLVHGMTALTYSANEAAEEEDGDGDISPWMMALTIVFSLAFGVFLFVVLPHLATAYMDRIIPLEIGIESFWFHLIDGVIKVMIFVIYLMVISLMPDIRRVFMYHGAEHKSIFAYEAGEELTVDNARKYTTKHPRCGTSFILIVLLVSIVMFAVIFPLMPELQNLSKLVKNLIYVLIKIPLLIPIAGISYEMIRLAGEKRDNRLLQAMSLPGVWLQRITTREPSDDQLEVALAALSTALLMEERQNGTGAAPSCTDGTDHVQ, encoded by the coding sequence ATGGATAAAATCAGAGTGGGCGGTCAGGCGGTGATCGAGGGCGTGATGATGCGCGCCCCGAAGAGTCTGACGGTTGCGGTGCGCAAGTCCGACGGAAGCATCAAGGTCAAGGAAGATCCGGTCAATTCCATCGCCGAGACCTTCCCGGTACTCAAAAAACCGCTGTTTCGCGGTGTGGTGATTCTCTTTGAATCCCTGGTACACGGCATGACGGCCCTGACGTACTCCGCCAACGAGGCCGCAGAGGAAGAGGACGGCGATGGGGACATATCACCGTGGATGATGGCGCTGACCATCGTCTTTTCTTTAGCCTTCGGCGTGTTTCTGTTCGTGGTGCTTCCCCATCTCGCAACCGCGTACATGGATCGAATCATACCCCTGGAAATCGGCATCGAGAGCTTCTGGTTTCACCTGATAGACGGCGTCATCAAGGTTATGATATTCGTCATCTACTTGATGGTCATCTCCCTGATGCCGGATATTCGAAGGGTATTCATGTACCACGGCGCCGAGCACAAATCCATCTTCGCCTACGAGGCGGGAGAAGAGCTGACCGTGGACAACGCAAGAAAATATACCACGAAACATCCCCGCTGCGGCACGTCTTTCATCCTGATTGTGCTCCTGGTCAGCATCGTGATGTTCGCCGTGATCTTTCCCCTGATGCCCGAGCTTCAGAATCTCTCCAAGCTCGTCAAGAACCTGATTTATGTGCTCATCAAGATCCCGCTCCTCATACCCATCGCCGGCATCTCATACGAGATGATCCGCCTGGCCGGTGAGAAAAGGGACAACCGGCTGCTTCAGGCCATGTCCCTTCCCGGAGTCTGGCTCCAGCGCATCACCACCCGGGAGCCCTCCGACGATCAGCTGGAGGTGGCCCTGGCGGCCCTGAGCACGGCTCTTTTGATGGAAGAACGACAAAACGGCACCGGGGCGGCCCCATCATGCACGGACGGCACGGATCATGTTCAGTAA
- the rpmE gene encoding 50S ribosomal protein L31: MKKDIHPEYTDAVITCACGSEIKTRSTKPKIHVEICSQCHPFFTGKQKMVDTAGRVEKFRKKYANVQTQKKQ; this comes from the coding sequence ATGAAAAAGGACATCCATCCCGAATATACCGACGCGGTCATCACGTGTGCCTGCGGCAGCGAGATCAAGACCAGGTCCACCAAGCCGAAGATCCATGTGGAAATCTGCTCCCAGTGCCACCCCTTCTTCACCGGAAAGCAGAAGATGGTCGACACGGCGGGACGCGTTGAAAAATTCCGAAAGAAATACGCAAACGTACAGACCCAGAAAAAGCAGTAA
- the rho gene encoding transcription termination factor Rho, translating to MYRTRGASAYQHKSRRFFMDGTDTTTVETEQSDIINLVDLKKKDISGLHTMAKELEIEGASGMTRQELIFSLLQAHSEQNGVVYAEGVLETLPDGFGFLRAPDYNYLPGPDDIYVSPSQIRRFSLRTGDTISGQIRSPKESERYFALLKVEQVNAESPDHSRDRIMFDNLTPLYPEERINLEYEKNRYSTRIMDIFTPIGKGQRGLIVSPPRTGKTMLLQEMANSITTNHPDIILIVLLIDERPEEVTDMERSVKGEVVSSTFDEPASRHVQVAEMVIEKAKRLVEYKRDVVILLDSITRLARAYNTVVPPSGKILSGGVDSNALHKPKRFFGAARNIEFGGSLTIMATALIDTGSRMDEVIFEEFKGTGNMEIHLDRKLADKRVFPAMDINRSGTRKEELLMDQATLNRMWILRKLLSPLSPIDSMEFILDKIQGAESNADFLANMNQ from the coding sequence ATGTACCGCACGCGCGGCGCCTCGGCGTACCAACACAAATCGAGAAGGTTTTTCATGGACGGAACCGACACCACTACTGTAGAAACTGAACAGAGCGACATCATAAATCTGGTCGACCTGAAGAAAAAGGACATCAGCGGCCTGCACACAATGGCCAAGGAGCTGGAGATCGAGGGCGCCAGCGGTATGACCCGCCAGGAACTGATCTTCAGCCTCCTGCAGGCTCACTCGGAGCAGAACGGCGTGGTGTATGCCGAGGGCGTCCTGGAGACCCTCCCGGACGGTTTCGGATTTCTCCGGGCGCCGGACTATAACTATCTGCCCGGCCCGGACGACATCTACGTATCGCCGTCGCAGATTCGCCGCTTCTCCCTGCGCACCGGCGATACCATCTCGGGACAGATCAGGTCTCCCAAGGAATCTGAACGTTACTTCGCCCTCTTAAAGGTGGAACAGGTCAATGCTGAATCCCCGGATCACTCCCGGGACAGGATTATGTTCGACAACCTCACTCCCCTTTACCCGGAAGAGCGAATCAACCTGGAATACGAAAAGAACCGGTACTCGACGCGCATCATGGATATCTTCACCCCGATCGGCAAGGGACAGCGGGGCCTGATCGTCTCCCCGCCCCGGACCGGGAAAACCATGCTGCTTCAGGAGATGGCGAACTCCATCACCACGAACCATCCGGACATCATCCTCATCGTGCTCCTCATCGATGAGCGCCCGGAAGAGGTCACAGACATGGAGCGATCCGTCAAGGGTGAGGTGGTCAGCTCCACGTTCGACGAACCGGCGTCCCGGCACGTCCAGGTGGCCGAGATGGTCATCGAAAAGGCCAAACGCCTGGTGGAGTATAAGCGGGATGTGGTGATCCTCCTGGATTCCATCACCCGGCTCGCCAGGGCGTACAACACCGTGGTGCCCCCCAGCGGCAAGATCCTCTCCGGCGGCGTCGATTCCAACGCCCTGCACAAACCCAAGCGGTTCTTCGGCGCAGCCCGGAACATCGAGTTCGGCGGAAGCCTGACCATCATGGCAACCGCTCTCATCGACACCGGCAGCCGCATGGACGAGGTCATCTTCGAGGAATTCAAGGGTACCGGCAACATGGAAATCCACCTCGACAGAAAGCTCGCCGACAAGCGGGTCTTCCCGGCCATGGATATCAACCGATCCGGCACCAGGAAAGAGGAACTCCTGATGGACCAGGCGACCCTCAACCGCATGTGGATACTCAGAAAGCTCCTGTCTCCGCTGAGCCCCATCGACTCCATGGAGTTTATCCTCGATAAAATCCAGGGCGCGGAATCTAATGCGGATTTTCTGGCAAATATGAATCAATAG